In a single window of the Natator depressus isolate rNatDep1 chromosome 24, rNatDep2.hap1, whole genome shotgun sequence genome:
- the SLC25A44 gene encoding solute carrier family 25 member 44 translates to MEDKRNIPIIEWEHLDKKKFYVFGVCMTMMIRVSVYPFTLIRTRLQVQKGKSLYNGTFDAFVKILRAEGAAGLYRGFLVNTFTLISGQCYVTTYELTRKYVSKYNNSNVVKSLVAGGSASLVAQSITVPIDVVSQHLMMQREGESMGRFKVRYQDCKRNVVFGQTKDILVQIFNADGLRGFYRGYVASLLTYIPNSAVWWPFYHFYAEQLSRLTPKDCPHLLLQAISGPLAAATASTLTNPMDVIRARVQVEGKSSIILTFKQLMAEEGPWGLTKGLSARIISATPSTIVIVVGYETLKKLSLRPELVDSRHW, encoded by the exons ATGGAGGACAAACGCAACATCCCAATCATCGAGTGGGAGCATCTGGACAAGAAGAAGTTCTATGTGTTTGGTGTCTGCATGACCATGATGATCCGGGTGAGCGTTTACCCCTTCACGCTCATCCGAACACGGCTGCAGGTCCAGAAGGGCAAGAGCCTCTACAACGGGACCTTTGATGCCTTTGTGAAGATATTGCGGGCGGAAGGGGCAGCTGGGCTGTACCGGGGCTTCTTGGTCAACACCTTCACCCTAATTTCAGGCCAGTGCTACGTGACCACCTACGAGCTCACCCGCAAGTACGTATCCAAGTACAACAACAGCAACGTGGTCAAGTCGCTGGTGGCCGGCGGCTCAGCCTCTCTGGTGGCACAGAGCATCACGGTGCCCATAGATGTCGTTTCCCAACACCTCATGATGCAGCGTGAGGGTGAGAGCATGGGCAGATTCAAAGTGCGGTACCAAGACTGCAAACGTAATGTGGTCTTCGGCCAGACCAAGGACATCCTTGTACAGATCTTCAATGCCGACGGACTGAGAGGCTTCTACAGGGGCTACGTGGCCTCTCTGCTCACCTATATTCCCAACAGTGCCGTATGGTGGCCTTTCTACCACTTCTATGCAG AACAGCTCTCTCGCCTGACACCTAAAGACTGTCCACACCTCCTCCTCCAAGCTATATCAGGGCCACTAGCAGCTGCAACAGCTTCCACTCTGACCAACCCCATGGATGTCATCAGGGCTCGCGTGCAG GTGGAAGGCAAGAGTTCCATCATTCTCACTTTCAAGCAGCTAATGGCAGAGGAAGGCCCATGGGGCCTCACTAAAGGCCTCTCCGCCCGCATCATATCCGCCACCCCTTCCACCATCGTCATAGTGGTGGGGTATGAAACGCTGAAGAAGTTGAGCCTCCGCCCAGAGCTTGTAGACTCTAGACATTGGTAG